One window of the Acinetobacter equi genome contains the following:
- the recD gene encoding exodeoxyribonuclease V subunit alpha, with protein sequence MENHQKVLKQQPESQSLAWFSVWSDFISKSPFSTQVLSEKSSKVIQDILEAITRGDSCIDATQEDIQALGNLALHNQELSSTNVAPFIYDQYFLYLYRYWSLEASLAQQIIRLKQQTILDIPYMDVELLFSDEYQKNALKTVINNNLSIITGGPGTGKTYTLSRIIALLNYAQPNLRIAMAAPTGKAAQRMKEALQNSFNDSNLAEFLTPELKQITPITIHRLLGLGHSSHPKFNLKQPLPYDLIVVDEASMLDLNLANMLFCAIPDQARLILLGDAQQLASVDVGNVLADLQNMDALSENRINLVKSRRFKEGALIGKMAKFILNEHADSDILDKFSKTIVPAEILKDIQINAEMSDVVQLEYLPQDISSHTHLSTYYDQLFLGFKSYSQAIQKYLENEYSNASLYQVLEAFDQYRILTAIRHSLFGLESLNRQIEQRFLSSTQQLKIGDWYVGRPVMMTYNDYQLGLSNGDIGICLKRTSDSSTPFEVYFPSLEKWVLANRLPKNIETAYVLTIHKSQGSEFKHTAVVLDQKAKNLLSKELIYTAITRAKSVVSLLVDQAAFEQSIKVGTVRKSGLLSKINLLD encoded by the coding sequence GTGGAAAACCATCAAAAAGTGCTTAAACAACAACCTGAAAGTCAATCCTTAGCATGGTTTTCAGTCTGGAGTGATTTTATTTCAAAATCACCATTTTCCACACAAGTATTAAGTGAAAAATCTTCAAAAGTGATACAGGATATTTTGGAAGCAATCACACGAGGAGATAGTTGTATTGATGCAACTCAAGAGGATATTCAAGCATTAGGTAATTTAGCTCTGCATAATCAGGAGCTTTCATCTACAAATGTAGCGCCATTTATTTACGATCAGTATTTTCTTTATTTATACCGTTATTGGTCTTTAGAGGCATCTTTAGCACAACAAATTATTCGTTTAAAGCAACAAACTATTTTAGATATTCCATATATGGATGTTGAGTTACTCTTTAGTGATGAGTATCAAAAAAATGCATTAAAAACAGTTATTAATAATAATTTAAGTATTATTACAGGTGGACCCGGAACAGGTAAAACGTATACTTTGTCACGTATTATTGCGCTATTAAATTATGCTCAACCAAATTTACGTATTGCAATGGCTGCCCCAACAGGAAAAGCCGCTCAACGAATGAAAGAGGCATTACAGAATTCTTTTAATGATTCTAATTTAGCAGAATTCTTAACACCTGAACTTAAACAAATTACACCTATTACGATTCATCGGTTATTGGGTTTAGGGCACTCATCACATCCAAAATTCAATCTTAAACAGCCTTTACCTTATGATTTAATTGTAGTTGATGAAGCTTCAATGCTCGATTTGAATTTAGCAAACATGCTTTTTTGTGCCATTCCAGATCAAGCACGTCTTATTTTATTAGGGGATGCGCAGCAATTAGCTTCTGTAGATGTCGGAAATGTTTTGGCAGATTTACAGAATATGGATGCATTGTCTGAAAATAGAATTAATTTAGTTAAAAGTCGTCGTTTTAAAGAAGGTGCTTTAATTGGGAAAATGGCGAAGTTTATTTTAAATGAGCACGCTGATTCAGATATTTTAGATAAATTTTCTAAAACGATTGTTCCTGCTGAAATATTAAAAGATATTCAAATCAATGCAGAAATGTCTGATGTCGTTCAATTGGAGTATTTACCACAAGATATTTCCAGCCATACTCATCTTTCAACATATTATGATCAGTTATTTTTAGGATTTAAATCTTATAGTCAGGCAATTCAAAAATATTTAGAAAATGAATATTCCAATGCATCTTTATATCAAGTATTAGAAGCATTTGACCAATATAGAATTTTAACCGCAATTCGTCATTCATTATTTGGATTGGAGAGCCTAAATAGGCAAATCGAGCAACGCTTTTTAAGCAGTACTCAACAGCTTAAAATAGGGGATTGGTATGTTGGGCGCCCCGTGATGATGACATATAACGATTATCAACTCGGGTTATCCAATGGGGATATTGGTATTTGTTTAAAGCGAACTTCAGATTCTTCTACACCTTTTGAAGTTTATTTTCCAAGTCTAGAAAAATGGGTTCTTGCAAATCGGTTACCGAAGAATATTGAAACAGCATATGTCCTTACAATTCATAAATCACAAGGATCTGAATTTAAGCATACAGCAGTTGTTTTAGATCAAAAGGCAAAAAATTTACTGAGTAAAGAATTAATTTATACTGCTATTACACGTGCTAAATCTGTAGTGAGTTTATTGGTAGATCAGGCAGCATTTGAGCAATCTATTAAAGTCGGAACAGTCAGAAAGAGTGGGTTGTTAAGTAAAATTAATCTACTGGATTAA